The Arachidicoccus terrestris genome includes the window TTTTCTATCAACGCTTTTACCATTACTTTCCATATTGCCTTGCTGGAAATAGGCGCTGAATCGGTGCAGGTATTGATCATATGGTAAAATTGCTTCTGTCTGGGTGCCGAAAAAATTCGTATACCAAAGACCTATCAGCCCCATGATCACCGGAATATTTTCTTTAAACGGGGCTGTTTTAAAATGCTCATCTGTTTTGTATGCCCCTTTTAAGAGTTGTTCAAAATTGTTATAGCCAATACTTAACACAATGGAGAGTCCGATGGCACTCCACAAAGAGTAGCGGCCACCTACCCAGTCCCAGAATTCAAACATATTGGCGGGATCGATACCAAATTTTTTTACTTCGGTTTCATTGGTCGAAAGTGCCACGAAATGCTTGGCTACTGCTTTTTCATCGCCGGCGGATTGTAGGAACCATTCTCTGGCCGTATGGGCATTGGTCATGGTCTCTTGCGTAGTAAAAGTCTTAGAGGCGATTAAGAATAAGGTTTCCTCCGGGCTGATCTTTTTCAGGGTTTCAGCAATCTGTGTGCCATCTACATTGCTGACGAAATAAGGCTGAATGCCTTCAATCCAGTATGGTTTAAGCGCTTCCGTTACCATTACAGGGCCGAGGTCACTGCCACCGATACCAATATTGACAATGTATTTTATTTTTTTACCGCTATAGCCTGTCCATGCACCGCTATGAATTTTCTCTGCAAATGCCTTCATTTGATCCAATACGCGGTGAACGTCCCCCATTACATCTTTGCCGTCACTCAATACGGGCTGGCCGGAAAAATTTCGAAGTGCCGTATGTAAAACGGATCTGTTTTCCGTTTCATTGATCTTGTCTCCGGAAAACATGGATTCGATGGCTGACTTTAACTGACACTCATCCGCGAGAGCCATCAGGAGGCTAATCGTCTTATCGGTGATAATGTTCTTTGAATAGTCGAATAGAATATTGTTAAAATTTAGGGAGAACCTATCAAAACGACCCGCATCTTTGGCAAAAAGGTTTTTCATTTGCGTCTGACCCATTTCTTCCTGATAATGTTTTTTCAGCAAAATCCAAGCCTGTGTAGTCGTTGGGTTAATTTTCGGTAGCATGACAATGATTATATTTATTAGTTGATAGAATATGAATTAATGTTGACAAAAATACCCCCAAAATCTATAATTCCGGGCTTAAATTTATCATATAGTGTATAATGATAATATAGTATAAGATTTTAAATGCTGACTTGTCATTCCTTATGAGGTAAAATTTATCCACATTAGCCTGTCCAGTCAGCGGAATTGTCTCCATAAATTGCCTAAATGATTATCTTGCATCACATATGGATAATTTTGTAGTATCAGCCAGAAAATACCGTCCTCAGACTTTCGATACAGTTGTCGGTCAGGGACATATAACAACAACACTTAAAAATGCCATCAAAAACGGTCAGTTGGCACATGCGTTTTTGTTTTGCGGTCCGAGAGGCGTCGGAAAGACCACTTGTGCCCGTATTTTGGCCAAGACTATTAATTGCGAAAATCTCCAGTCTAGTGGAGAGGCATGTGACGTGTGCCCATCCTGTAAACGCTTTAATGAAGGTACCTCACTTAATATACACGAACTGGATGCGGCCAGCAATAACTCGGTAGATGATATCCGTGCTCTTGTAGAACAGGTGCGATTTGCACCTCAGGCCGGTAAATACAAAGTTTATATTGTGGATGAGGTTCACATGCTGAGTTCCAGTGCTTTCAACGCCTTTTTGAAGACTTTGGAAGAGCCTCCTTCTTATGCTATTTTCATTCTGGCAACAACAGAAAAACATAAGATTCTGCCCACCATCCTAAGTAGGTGTCAGATTTTTGATTTTAAGAGAATCACCAACCAGGATACAGTTGGGCATCTGCAAGATATTGCCACCAAGGAACATATTGACACGGAGAAGGCTGCGCTTCAGCTGATTGCTCAAAAAAGTGACGGTTGTATGCGTGACTCCCTGAGCATTCTGGATAAAATAGTCAGTTTTACCAATGGAGAAGTGACCTATCAGAACACACTGGAACATCTCAATATACTGGATGATGAATATTATTTTCAACTATTAGACAGTCTGGTCATCCAGGATATGGCAGGCGCATTACTGCTCTATGATCAGATTAATAAAAAAGGGTTTGAGGGAGATCTTGTTCTTAACGGATTTGCTGGTTTTATCAGGAACCTATTGGTATGTCAGCAACCTAAAGCATTGAGTTTACTGGATGTCGTCGAGGCACTGCAGCCGAAATACCAGGAAATGGCCTCAAAGGTAGCTCCTTCCTTTTTGATCAGTGCTCTTAATATACTCAATCAGGCAGAGGTTGAATATAAAATGGCCCGTAACAAAAGACTCCATGTAGAGATGGCGCTGATTAAACTTAATTTCCTGCAACAAGCCATTGAGTTGGCTGTGGAAGACCAAGGGAAGGTCGTAAAAAAAAAGCAGATTGATGGCCCTATAGCTTATAGGGAACGAGTAATCGCAGGCTTTGGAGCCGGCACAAAAAAAGCGGCCGCATCGGTTGAAATTGCAAAACCCACCGCTCAAAAAAGTTCCCCGGATAACGGGTCTTCATTACACATAGAACCGCCGTTACGGCCCAGGCCTGCCGCACCTGAAAAAATAACGACTACTCCCGACACACGAACAGAAGCTGACATACGGCGCCAGGATCAGGTAATGGCGCCAACAGAACCAAGACCCCTTGAACACAAGTTAGAAGGCAGTACCGGCAATACCCTTACCAGGCCCTCCAAAAAGAACTTGCTGGATGCTATTAAGGCGAAAGTTGGAAGAGAATATGAGGTTAAGGAGGTTGAAAATCCAGAACCGTTAACAATGGAAAAACTCCAACCTCTTTGGGATGAATTTGCGGACAGTCTGTTGGCTCAAGGTAAACATTCTGCGTCTAATACTTTTAATGCAGCGATACTAACCATTCAATCTGATGAACTCTTCCAGATCGAAGTACAGGCGGTGACGCAGAAAAAGATCATTGAACATGAAAAAATGATACTTCTCGATTATCTGCAGAAGCATTTTAAAAATCGGTTGCTGACGTTTACACTTTATGTGCCACCAAGTGCAATGGAGGTAAAGTTGCCCCCCAGCAGCAGAGAACGCTTTGATGCTATGGTGCAGAAAAACGGGGCATTGCTGGCGCTCAAAAATCAGTTAAAACTTAATTTAGATTATTAAAAAACAAACGGGATCCCCGTTTATTATTTACTTTAACGTTCATCTTATATGGATTATCTACAGGCCGTTATTCTTGGAATTATTGAAGGGTTGACCGAATTCTTACCAGTTTCATCTACCGGGCATTTAATCATTGGCAGCGCTTTATTGGGAATCGATCCGGGAGATCAGTTTGTACAGCTTTTTAATGTTGCGATTCAGTTGGGGACCATATTATCAGTAGTGGTATTGTATTTTAAACGCTTTTTTAAATCTCTGGATTTTTATTATAAATTGTTTGTAGCCTTTATTCCCGCTGTTGTTTTGGGACTCCTATTTAATGAACAGATTGAAAGGTTCCTCGGTAATGTGACCATTGTCGCTGTTTGTTTACTACTGGGTGGTATTTTCTTACTGTTTATTGAAAAGCTCTTTAAGCATCCTAAACTGGATGATGCGGATCAAGTACCGTATAGAAGCGCATTTAAGGTCGGTATCTGGCAATGCCTGGCGATGATACCAGGCGTCAGCAGAAGTGCCGCTAGCATCATTGGCGGAATGCAACAAAAGATGACGAAGAAAGCTGCGGCAGAATTTTCCTTCTTTTTAGCGGTGCCAACGATGTTTGGAGCTACTGCTAAAAAGCTTTATGACTTTTACAAAGCCGGCTTTGAGGTGAGTGCGCATCAATGGGGGTTGCTGGGCGTGGGGAACCTTGTTGGGTTTATTGTTGCCATTATTGCGATTAAGTCCTTTATCGGATTTGTAACCAGACACGGTTTTAAGGCGTTTGGGATCTATCGTATTATTGTTGGATTGGTAATTCTGGTTCTGATTTTTTCCGGCCATAGCCTGCAGATGGTATAAAAAATGAACGCATGGAAGTAACTGCACCTTCGAAGAAAGTGGTCCGGGGCTGGGCCATGTACGACTGGGCCAATAGCGCCTATAATTTAGTAATTACTTCCACGATTTTTCCCGTGTATTATGATGCGTTAACCGCTGTTAAAGACGTGAATGGAACAGTCATCAGTCGTCAGATTGATTTTTTGGGCTGGCATGTAGAGAGTGGAGCGCTATATAATTATGTGATTGCTGCCGCCTATCTGGTAATTGCCTTTTTATCACCCGTTCTTTCGTCTATTGCGGACGGCCGGGGGAATAAGAAAAGGTTTCTTCAGTTTTTTTGTTATCTAGGCGCTTTAGCCTGTTGCCTTTTATATTTTTTTACTAGGGAACGTTTGGTACTCGGGCTGGGGGCGTGTATCATAGCCGCGATCGGCTATTGCGGATCTCTGGTGTTTTATAATGCCTATCTACCAGAGATTGCGCCGATAGAATTGCAGGATAAAGTCAGTGCCAGGGGCTTTGCCTACGGATATGTTGGTAGTGTATTGCTGCAGATTGTCTGTTTTGCACTAGTGCTCATCAAACCGTTCGGGATATCTGACGGATTGGCAGCGCGGCTTTCCTTTTTACTGGTGGGCCTTTGGTGGTTGGGTTTTGCGCAAATTACTTTTAAGGCTTTGCCGGGTAAAAATCCAGCTGCCGGTAAAAATGTTACCCTATGGAATAACGGACTCCGGGAATTGAAAAAAGTGCTTTCGGAGGTCAGGAAGATGCCTGTGCTCAAGCGTTATCTCATCGCGTTTTTCTTTTACAGCATGGGCGTGCAAACGGTGATGCTGGCCGCCACTTTATTTGGTCGACAGGAGCTCGGTTTGAAAGCCACACAATTGATCGGCTGCATACTGGTCATACAACTGGTTGCGATAGGTGGGGCGCAGATGATGGCTTGGCTGTCCGGTAGGTTTGGCAACATAAAGGTCTTGTCATTTGTTGTGTTGGTCTGGATATTTATATGCGTCATGGCTTATTTTATCCAGACCGCAATGGGGTATTATGTTGTTGCCACACTGGTAGGCATTGTCATGGGAGGGATACAGGCACTCAGCCGATCTACTTATTCGAAATTGATGCCTGCCACCAATGATACTGCTTCATATTTTAGCCTTTATGATGTTACTGAAAAGGTTGCTATTGTATTGGGAACCTTTAGCTTCGGACTTATCCAACAGCTTACCGGTAGTATGCGGTATTCGACGTTGGCTCTGGCCATATTTTTTCTCATTGGATTGGTAGCATTAGGGACACTTAGAAAAGCATACCCTTACAAAGATTAGCGCTGCAAACAAATGATTACTTTTCTTTGTTTCGCTAAAATGGCTTAAATTGTCATAGCTATTCATTACCATCATTTGAGACACTGGTAACGGAAAAGCTGCATTTATCACTGCAAAATCATTTTTCTAAATGGCGCATAAAGCACAATATGGTATTGATGCACCCGGTGTGATTCGTAATCTAATTGTTATCGGGATTATTCTTTACGTGTTAGCGATATTTGTACTACCAAGATTCGATGCTGGAACCTGGATTTTGTATGTAGACGGAGCCATGGTTTATACCGGCATTTTCCTCATTATTGAGGCGTTACTGATGATCTGG containing:
- the pgi gene encoding glucose-6-phosphate isomerase, yielding MLPKINPTTTQAWILLKKHYQEEMGQTQMKNLFAKDAGRFDRFSLNFNNILFDYSKNIITDKTISLLMALADECQLKSAIESMFSGDKINETENRSVLHTALRNFSGQPVLSDGKDVMGDVHRVLDQMKAFAEKIHSGAWTGYSGKKIKYIVNIGIGGSDLGPVMVTEALKPYWIEGIQPYFVSNVDGTQIAETLKKISPEETLFLIASKTFTTQETMTNAHTAREWFLQSAGDEKAVAKHFVALSTNETEVKKFGIDPANMFEFWDWVGGRYSLWSAIGLSIVLSIGYNNFEQLLKGAYKTDEHFKTAPFKENIPVIMGLIGLWYTNFFGTQTEAILPYDQYLHRFSAYFQQGNMESNGKSVDRKGDEVSYSTGPVIWGEPGTNGQHAFYQLIHQGTVIIPADFIAPAISHNPLGDHHPKLLSNFFAQTEALMNGKSEETVIEELKTQGKSAEEIKKIAPFKVFEGNRPTNSILVKEITPETLGSLIALYEHKIFVQGVIWNIFSFDQWGVELGKQLAGKILPELKGDESVSAHDSSTNGLINAYKKLRK
- a CDS encoding DNA polymerase III subunit gamma/tau; the encoded protein is MDNFVVSARKYRPQTFDTVVGQGHITTTLKNAIKNGQLAHAFLFCGPRGVGKTTCARILAKTINCENLQSSGEACDVCPSCKRFNEGTSLNIHELDAASNNSVDDIRALVEQVRFAPQAGKYKVYIVDEVHMLSSSAFNAFLKTLEEPPSYAIFILATTEKHKILPTILSRCQIFDFKRITNQDTVGHLQDIATKEHIDTEKAALQLIAQKSDGCMRDSLSILDKIVSFTNGEVTYQNTLEHLNILDDEYYFQLLDSLVIQDMAGALLLYDQINKKGFEGDLVLNGFAGFIRNLLVCQQPKALSLLDVVEALQPKYQEMASKVAPSFLISALNILNQAEVEYKMARNKRLHVEMALIKLNFLQQAIELAVEDQGKVVKKKQIDGPIAYRERVIAGFGAGTKKAAASVEIAKPTAQKSSPDNGSSLHIEPPLRPRPAAPEKITTTPDTRTEADIRRQDQVMAPTEPRPLEHKLEGSTGNTLTRPSKKNLLDAIKAKVGREYEVKEVENPEPLTMEKLQPLWDEFADSLLAQGKHSASNTFNAAILTIQSDELFQIEVQAVTQKKIIEHEKMILLDYLQKHFKNRLLTFTLYVPPSAMEVKLPPSSRERFDAMVQKNGALLALKNQLKLNLDY
- a CDS encoding undecaprenyl-diphosphate phosphatase, with the protein product MDYLQAVILGIIEGLTEFLPVSSTGHLIIGSALLGIDPGDQFVQLFNVAIQLGTILSVVVLYFKRFFKSLDFYYKLFVAFIPAVVLGLLFNEQIERFLGNVTIVAVCLLLGGIFLLFIEKLFKHPKLDDADQVPYRSAFKVGIWQCLAMIPGVSRSAASIIGGMQQKMTKKAAAEFSFFLAVPTMFGATAKKLYDFYKAGFEVSAHQWGLLGVGNLVGFIVAIIAIKSFIGFVTRHGFKAFGIYRIIVGLVILVLIFSGHSLQMV
- a CDS encoding MFS transporter, encoding MEVTAPSKKVVRGWAMYDWANSAYNLVITSTIFPVYYDALTAVKDVNGTVISRQIDFLGWHVESGALYNYVIAAAYLVIAFLSPVLSSIADGRGNKKRFLQFFCYLGALACCLLYFFTRERLVLGLGACIIAAIGYCGSLVFYNAYLPEIAPIELQDKVSARGFAYGYVGSVLLQIVCFALVLIKPFGISDGLAARLSFLLVGLWWLGFAQITFKALPGKNPAAGKNVTLWNNGLRELKKVLSEVRKMPVLKRYLIAFFFYSMGVQTVMLAATLFGRQELGLKATQLIGCILVIQLVAIGGAQMMAWLSGRFGNIKVLSFVVLVWIFICVMAYFIQTAMGYYVVATLVGIVMGGIQALSRSTYSKLMPATNDTASYFSLYDVTEKVAIVLGTFSFGLIQQLTGSMRYSTLALAIFFLIGLVALGTLRKAYPYKD